The Thermococcus sp. DNA window CACCCCGAGACGATGCTCGGTCAGCTCGTTGAGATAGAGATGCGCGACCCGACCGAGGTCATTCCCAAGGAGGAGCTCGAGACCTGGCCGAAGAACATCGAGGTCTGGAATCCAGCGTTCGACGTCACTCCCCCCGAATACGTTGACGTTATTATAACCGAGCGCGGGATAATACCCCCATCGGCGGCAATAGACATTCTGAAAGAGGAATTTGGTTGGGCGCTTAAGTACAGGGAGCCCTGGGAGGACTGAACCCCTTCTCCCACCCCTTTTTCTAAAGGTAGGCCTTAAAAAGGGGTATGTCTTTTATACCAGCAGAGCAAAAAACCAAAGGGTGGTAACTATGAAAGCGTACATCGCTGAAAACGTCGGGGGCATTTACGCCTTTGACGAGGACGGTAACCTCATCAAGCACCTGGAGTTCTCAGGGGTTCCCGAGGCGAGCCTTGAAGGGCTCCTCAAAGGAGAGCCCGTGGAAGAGCTACTCTCATTCTTGGATGAGCTGAGCGCAAATGGATACGATGAGTTCGTTGTTGAGAGCCCCGAATTGGGGCGGAAGCTGAAGGAGCTGGGGTACAATGCGGTCGGTGAGTTTCCGAACCCCGCGGGGGAGAACCTCAGAAGGTCTCCAGCCGAGTTCCTTGGAGAAGACTGGTTCGAGAGATACTTCAAAGCCGGTGTGGCGCTCACCAGGATGCGCATTCAGGAACAGAGTGGCGCGAGGGACAAGATGGTCATCCAAGCCATAGAAGCACTTGATGATATAGATAAGGTGAACAACCTACTGATATCACGCCTCAGGGAGTGGTATGGCCTCCATTTCCCCGAACTCGACGAGATTCTCCCGAAGCACGAGCAGTACGTGACGTTTGTCAAGAGCATGGGCGACCGAAACAACGCAACAAAGGAAAGGCTCATGGGGCTGGGCTTCAATGAAGCGAAGGCTGAAAAGATCGCTAACGCGGCCAGAAACTCAATGGGTGCTTCGCTGGGTAAATTCGATATGGCCATAATCCAGAGGCTGGCCAGCGAGGTAGACGACCTCTACAGTCTCAGGAGGGGGATAGAAGACTACCTCGAGACCGCTATGGATGACGTAGCCCCCAACATGAAGGGACTCGTGGGGGCGAAGCTGGCTGCAAGGCTGATAAGCCTCGCGGGAGGGCTGAAGGAGCTGGCGATGATGCCTGCATCAACCATACAGGTTCTTGGAGCCGAGAAAGCCCTGTTCAGACACCTCAGAAGTGGTGCAAAGCCGCCCAAACATGGGATCATCTTCCAGTATCCAGCCATAAACCGCTCACCGTGGTGGCAGCGGGGCAAAATCGCTAGGGCTCTGGCTGGGAAGCTCGCAATAGCGGCACGCGTAGACTACTTCTCCGGTGAGTACATCGCGGAGGAATTGAAGAAGGAAGTAGAAACCAGAATTGAAGAAATAAAGGGCAAATACCCCAACCCACCAAAGAAAAAGACAAAGCCCACAAAGGGCACGAAGAAGGAGAAGAGAAGGTTCTTTAAGAGCGAGAAAAAGGGCAAAGGGCCTAAAGGTAGGAAAGAAAAGGGCAGGAGTAAGAAGGGCGAGAAGAATGGGAAAAAGAAAAATGAGAAAGGCAGGAAGAGGTGAGGTAAATGAGGATCAAAGCCCACAAGTTTCCCGGCGTTTACATATTCGTGGACGAGGACGGGAGTGAGAGAATAGCCACCAAGAACCTCGTGCCCGGTCAGAAAGTCTACGGCGAGAGGTTAATACGGTCGGAGGGGGAGGAATACCGTATCTGGAACCCGAACAGGTCCAAACTCGGTGCGGCGATACTCAAAGGACTCAAGAACTTTCCAATAAAGCCCGGCTCATCAGTCTTATACCTCGGAATCGCCAGCGGAACAACTGCTTCCCATGTTAGCGACATCGTCGGCTGGGAAGGCAGAATCTTCGGAATAGAATTTTCGCCGAGGGTTTTAAGGGAGCTCGTGCCGCTGGTTGAGGAAAGGAGGAACATAATCCCGATTCTCGGCGATGCAACAAAACCGGAGGAGTACAGGGCGCTGGTCACAAAGGTCGATGTCATATTCGAAGATGTAGCACAGCCCACTCAGGCGAAAATCCTTATAGACAATGCGAGGGCATACCTCAGGAGCGGCGGTTATGGAATGATTTCCGTGAAGAGCAGGAGCATTGACGTGACGAAGGAGCCAGAGCAGGTCTTCAGGGAGGTTGAGAAAGAACTCGGCGAGTATTTCGAAGTCCTCGAACGGCTTTCCCTTGAGCCCTACGAGAAGGATCATGCGCTGTTCGTGGTCAGGAAGCCCTGATCATTAGTTTTTTTAATTAAGGGTTTTTAATTAAGCGCCGGAGGTGTTCCCGGTGATTCCGCTGCTGGTGGTGCTGACGCCTTTTCTTCTTATCATCTTATTCGTGGCTGTGAAGATGAAGCACTACCTCGACGAATATATTCCCCGGAGGGTCATTGTGAGGCATGAAGGAGATGGGACTGTTCTTTTTGTTGAGACAAAGAAGAAAAACATCAGGATCACTGTTAAGGACTTCAGAAGGGCACAGCCCAATGAGGTGCTTGAGGTCAGGGTCAA harbors:
- a CDS encoding C/D box methylation guide ribonucleoprotein complex aNOP56 subunit (functions along with aFIB and aL7a; guides 2'-O-methylation of ribose to specific sites in RNAs) — its product is MKAYIAENVGGIYAFDEDGNLIKHLEFSGVPEASLEGLLKGEPVEELLSFLDELSANGYDEFVVESPELGRKLKELGYNAVGEFPNPAGENLRRSPAEFLGEDWFERYFKAGVALTRMRIQEQSGARDKMVIQAIEALDDIDKVNNLLISRLREWYGLHFPELDEILPKHEQYVTFVKSMGDRNNATKERLMGLGFNEAKAEKIANAARNSMGASLGKFDMAIIQRLASEVDDLYSLRRGIEDYLETAMDDVAPNMKGLVGAKLAARLISLAGGLKELAMMPASTIQVLGAEKALFRHLRSGAKPPKHGIIFQYPAINRSPWWQRGKIARALAGKLAIAARVDYFSGEYIAEELKKEVETRIEEIKGKYPNPPKKKTKPTKGTKKEKRRFFKSEKKGKGPKGRKEKGRSKKGEKNGKKKNEKGRKR
- a CDS encoding fibrillarin-like rRNA/tRNA 2'-O-methyltransferase; translated protein: MRIKAHKFPGVYIFVDEDGSERIATKNLVPGQKVYGERLIRSEGEEYRIWNPNRSKLGAAILKGLKNFPIKPGSSVLYLGIASGTTASHVSDIVGWEGRIFGIEFSPRVLRELVPLVEERRNIIPILGDATKPEEYRALVTKVDVIFEDVAQPTQAKILIDNARAYLRSGGYGMISVKSRSIDVTKEPEQVFREVEKELGEYFEVLERLSLEPYEKDHALFVVRKP